The Leucoraja erinacea ecotype New England chromosome 19, Leri_hhj_1, whole genome shotgun sequence genome has a segment encoding these proteins:
- the phlda1 gene encoding pleckstrin homology-like domain family A member 1, translated as MQEGSGEVMKEGVLHKRSEGLLQLWKKKHCVLTDEGLFLLRPRKYLELSQHQTEASGNGAKQLRFDDMKTVDSVERKGKYVYFTVVMTDRRELDFRCPQDAGWNALITLGMVQYQNRRAMEAVQSSRQKLAQRGIGVGIHNAA; from the coding sequence atgcaggaggggagtggggaggtgaTGAAGGAAGGGGTGTTACACAAGAGGAGCGAGGGTCTGCTGCAACTGTGGAAGAAGAAACATTGTGTCCTGACCGATGAAGGTCTCTTTCTGCTGCGTCCCAGGAAATACCTGGAGCTGTCCCAACACCAGACAGAAGCCAGCGGCAACGGGGCCAAGCAGCTCCGCTTCGACGACATGAAGACGGTGGACAGCGTGGAGAGGAAGGGGAAGTATGTGTATTTCACGGTGGTGATGACGGACAGGAGGGAGCTGGACTTTAGGTGCCCGCAGGACGCTGGCTGGAACGCCCTGATCACCCTGGGCATGGTGCAGTATCAGAACCGGCGGGCCATGGAAGCGGTGCAGAGCAGCCGGCAGAAGCTGGCACAACGGGGCATCGGTGTGGGCATCCACAACGCGGCGTGA